GTCGGGAGCGGCGAGCGTCAGCGAGTGCGACCAGAGAGTTCAGGAAAAAACAGGGCGATCTCGCGCGCGGCGGATTCGGTTCCGTCGCTGCCGTGCACGAGATTCTCGGTGAGCTCGACGGCAAGATCGCCGCGAATCGTGCCCGGCGCGGCCTCGCGGGGGTTC
This sequence is a window from Acidimicrobiia bacterium. Protein-coding genes within it:
- a CDS encoding nucleoside-diphosphate kinase; this translates as FGDLVSFITGGPLVAMVVEGPEAWKVVRTLMGTTNPREAAPGTIRGDLAVELTENLVHGSDGTESAAREIALFFPELSGRTR